CCTTCCTTGCCAGGGCCATCAGGAGACCAATGGGTTCTGGAGTCCACTGGAGTACCTGGGAGATGACATGACGGGTCTGGTAATGACGAAGACAAAaactcagcatggcctcatggaACCGGTCATGCACATCAGGAAGCCCCAGTCCATCCAGGCAGAGATGGGTGAGGAACAGGCTGCAAAGGAAGCAGCAGCTTGTGACTGTCCTGGGAGGCGGGATGGCGTGTTCTGCGTGAGACCGACCTGAGATCAAGTCCCATAACCCTCTGGGGGCCCACCCCCTCGTCGGGAAGACAGCAACAGAGGTGGTAGGAGAAGTGGGTGGGAGTGTGGCTGTAGGGCTGTGCTGTACGGTACAGCTGCCGCCAGCCACCATGGCCACTGAGCACCTGGAATGTGCTTGGAAGTTAGATGTGCTGTGAGTATAAGCTGCACACTGGGCTTCAAAGATTAGTAAGAACAAATagattttgttaataatttttatgttgattacacactgacaatatttttgatatatggGGTTAAactatattactaaaattaattccCGTTTCTTTTTACCGTTGGGAATGTGGCatctagaaaattttaagttacacACGTGGCTCACATTTGTGGTTGGCATGAAATTTCTATTGGGTGGCCCTGCTCTCAAGGCTGCCaggcggcctgggttcagctcccagcTGTGCTGGGTTGGTGAACTCTCATGAGTTATTCcatctctctggccctcagtgtCCCCCTTGTGAAATATTCACAGGACGGTGAGAGGGTTAAATGAGACATGATGCGTATTAAGAGGTTCTGGCCCATTGTTAAAATAAAAGGgagctgctgttattatttttgttataattcaAAGATGTGACGGTTTGGAAGCTAATTTTGCAGGAGCCTGCCTCAGTAGGTGTGGGGCAGGAGGACTGGAGCCCAGCTGCACAGGGAAGCTGTATCTTCACCCGTCCCGGAAATGGTGCTGGGATGGGCGCTCTCAGAGCCCTTGGgagtgggtggggaaggggcatGGCAGCAGCCTGTGCTGAGTGTCCTTGGACCCTGCTCTAGGATTGCCGGCTCAGAAGAATACCTGGTACCGCTACACCTGGGATCGGAGTCTGTTTCTCATCTACCGACGCAAGGAGCTGCAGAGCCTCATGGCAGAACTGAATTTCAGCCAGCAGGTTGGTCACGCCTCCGTGCTCAGCCTGAAGCCAGCCCCTTAAGGTGGCATCTGTCTTCAGTCAGCTAATCTTTCCTTTCTTGGTTCCCTCTAAGGATATTGATGGCCTGGAGGTAGTGGGCAGAGGGCAGCCTTTCTCGACTGTTACAGTGGAAGACTATCCACTGTTTGAAAGGAGCCAGGAAAGCTCCTCTGAAGACACAGTGCCCTTGTGAGTCAGGCCTGGGCCcgagggagagaggctggagagggtGGCTTCCCCAGCACCCACAAGTACTGAAGGGCAGGCTTTCCTCCCTGAAATCAGGGTGCCTCCATCCCAGCTTCTCTCTAGTGGCTGCCACCTCCTCTTCTAGCCCCTTCCAACACCTGTGCTAGCTTTTCTGTTGCCATCTGCTCCCTTCCAGAAACCAGCTCCTAATGGGGATTTCCCAGACATTCCTCTGCTGGTAAACAGGGCACCTCCAAGTTCCCAGTACCACACACACTGAATGGCTTTGCGTGAAGAGTCTCTGTGTGTCCAGCAACCTCCCACCTACAGGAATGGAGCAGGACGAAGCTGAGCTCGATGGGGCTGATGACACTCCATTGGAGGGCAGAGCCAATCACCTCTCCAGACCTCCTCCATGGGCTCCATGTGGCAAGACTGTGGCAGCCTCAGGGAAAACAAGTCCTTGGTTTTTCTTACAGAGACGACTTAGCCAGTTACCCTGATGTGGTCCCCATGCCTATTCTCGGCCCTTCTCTGCTGTTCTGTGGGAAGCCAGCGTGCTGGATCAGAGGCAGGAACCCACAAGACAAGGTAAAACTGTCACCCTCACCCGCCTGCTGGGAGGGCCTCCCTCGTGGGGCAATCCCAAGGTGACCGTGGGGGTCCCGAGGAGGCTGCACGGTCTCCTATTTGCATTTTCATCTGGTTGTGCATTCAGCATGTCTGAAAATGGTAACAGAAACACTAACTTGAGCCAGAATAAACTCACAAGGCTGAAAAGAGTGTCAGAAGTCACCCAGTTTGTACCTAGCCCCAAGCATGTAAATAAGCAAACCTTCTCAAACAGGTGTGGCTTTAGGAAGGttctaaaatattcttcagatGCTAAGGAGCAGAAATGTTCATCAGATACTAAATATGtttgtctcctcttcttatgtTGATGGTGCCTCAGAGACAGCCACCCTTGGGAATGATAACACTGTCTGAGAGCAGCCAGGCCCTGGAGGCCCGGGACGTAGGACTTTCAGCACAAAACCCAGGAAGGTCCCGGCAAACCAGGATAAGCTGGTCAGCCTAGGCCGGGGCCCCCCTCAGAGACCTTTCTCGtacctcctccttccccagaagCATGTCGGAATTGCTGTCCGCATGACCTTTGAAACTCTAGAAGGGGAGAAAACATCTTCGGAACTAACTGTGGTCAATAATGGCACTGTGGCCATTTGGTACGACTGGCGGCGGTGGGCCCAGCCAAACTCTTTCCAAGACCTGAAGAGAAAGAGGATGCAGCGGTTTTACTTTGACAATCGGGAAGGTACCTAGGAGAAGCTGCCCTGCACACCCGCTCCTGCCCTCAATGTCTGTGAGAAGCCATAGTCCAGCTAATGCCCAGCTCCTGCAAGTTTGAGCCCCTCTTCCCCACCTCATCCTTCCCATTTCTATGCTGAAGTGTGTCATCTCCTACCTGTTCATGTCTGTTGGGGAACGGTTGAACTCTTAAGAAGACAGGGAGGTGAGCTACCAGGGAGCATTCTCGGGGTTCAGGGACCTATATGCACAGGCCTGAGGGTAGGATGACCAGCTGTCCCtgtttgcctgggactttcccagttttagcacGAATAGTCCCACATCCCtggaaacccctcagtcctgggaAAACCGgaacagttggtcaccctatctGGGGCTCAGTTACATGTGTCTGCATAAGCTTAGGGCTCAGTTAACTTTATATGTGCTGGCTTGGGGCTCAGTTAACGTTATACTTGCAGGCTTGGGGCTCAGCTAGCTCCTGCTTTGTGAAAACtgctgtctctgtccctctcaggTGTGATTCTGCCTGGAGAAACTAAAAACTTCACCTTCTTCTTCAAGTCTCTGAACGCCGGGATCTTCAGGGAATGTTGGGAGTTTGGAACCCACCCTACTCTGTTGGGAGGTGCTCTTCTGCAGGTCAATCTCCACGCCGTCTCCCTGGCCCAGGACATTTTTAAGGATGAGAGGAAGTCACTGGAGGTGAGGGACTCAGGATCTTGGCCCCTTTGGACACCAGATAGGCCACCCTAGTGTTCTTCCTGGCACTGCCCGCCGGGGTCTTGTTTCTTCCAGCCTAAGGGGTGAATTTTTCGCAAGCAGGCAGCTGTTCTTGGTCCGCCAACTCTTCCCAGGGCTTTGTGATGTGAAAGATGGGTGGGCAGgtagggggaggggcagctgggagGTCTGCCACGCATGGCCCCCACTGCGTTAGAGAGAAAGGAGACTGGGCCTTAAGACGCAGACTGTGTGGAAGTACTTGAGTGCAAACACAACAGATGACCCTTCGCGCCGCCACTGTATTTGTTCAGTGCTGTCTGGTGCTCGCTGGTGGAGTCCTATTTAACTGGCAAGActtcaaaaccaggcaaaactaGAGGGAACAATTTAACGAGTGTGGCTGGCGACCTGGAGTGAGTGCGAGGTGGGAGCTGGGAACCTGCTGGCCCCAGTCAGTTCACAGCTGCCCATCTGCGGCTGTGCTTTTTGACTCATTGTGGCCTCCAAGCATAAGTCAGCTGGGCCTGAGTCTACAGTGACCAAAGGTAACTTTGATGAGCGTCGTGTCTACTTTACTCACTGACTATAGGACCAGCCTCTCTCAGTCCCTTCGCTGTTTCGGTGGCACTGACCAGGTGGCCAGGCCGTGTTCTCAGCAGGGCCCAAATCCTGTGGCCCCTGCCCCTTGCCCTTCTTCCTGATCTGGGGGAgaggctggctgtgtgacctggctCCATGAGGGAGCAGCCTCTCCGGAACTGGCCCCTCCCCTGGATCCTTTCAACCTTTTTTAGGGAACAAGGATGTCTGGAGAGATTCAGGGGGTGTTGAGTCTTGGAATAGGGGGGTGTGTGTGCCAGACAGACAGTGGCAGCAACTTGACCCCTAGGAAGGCACAAAGTCCTAAGGGATATGGCTCCCCTCGAGGATGCAGCATGAGTTTTGAAAGCCTGAGCCGCCTTCCTTTCCCCAGGACAAGCTGGCTGCCCATGAAGCAGTCACCATCGTGGAGAGCGTGTTGCAGGAGCTGCTGAGGGGGATCCAGACCCCGGAGCGTGTGCAGTCACCTGTGGACACCTATCTCACTGAGGAGGACTTGTTCTCCCATAGGAATCCTCGGGTACAGGCCCAGCGCCGGCCCCCGTCCCTCCTGTGTGCCATGGGTGAAAGCAGTAGCAAACCTGAAATGCGCCAGGACCCGTTCTGAACATCTTCCATGAGTAATTCACTTTCCCCTCACAGCAGGCCTGTGAGATGGGTGTTATTTGTATCTTCATTTCACAtggaggaaacaggcccagagaggtgaagataGGGCCCAAGATCACTTAGCTAGTAAGTGGATGCTTGAGAGAACAGAGCTTGACACGCTCCTTCATTCAAACCTTGTCTTACTTGGAAGCCCAAATGTAAAAAAGCTTTAAGTTGGAGATGCTCAGGTTGAAGGAGAAGTGGGAAGCCCCTCTGGCCACAGCCACTCCTGatgccttcctccctgcctcccccatcagTGTGCCCTGGAGGGAATGGGAAACCAGAGCAGGGCTGCTCGGGCTCTGGGTACCCCACACTCCGGCCGCCACATCACATGTCTTCCCTTGCCTCTGCTGCAGCTGCACTACCAGCACCAAGTGGTACAAAACCTGCACCAGCTGTGGCGCCAGTACATGATCTCGCCTTCCAAGGCCAAGGAGGCCAGGAGCGAGGAGCACCTCAGCCCCAAGGCCCGGGCTGCCATGGCCCAGTCAGCCTATTTGGAGAAGCCCTCACTGAACGTCGAGTCTTCAGTGAACTTTAAGATCCCAGTCTTGGAATCCCAACAGCCCTGGCAGGAGGACTCCCGAGATTTTTTCAGGTCCCAGAAGACCGGACTGGAGGCCAGGAATTTTCCACGGAAGAGCATCATGGAGGAGCTCCTGGTAGAGGGAAGTCCAGACCTGGAGAGCGCCAAGAGCCCGTGGGAGCTGGATGGCTTTCCCCGAGCTGAGTGGAACCTCTGCTTGGAGGACTTCAGAAAGGTGCCTTCCCGAGCCTTGAAGGGGTTGATGGAGAATGGCCCTGGCTCAGCCGGGTGCTGGTGCTCTTGTCCTGAACCAAGGGAGGGCCCCAGCAGAGCCCACTCCTCCTCAGAGGCAAAAAAGCGAAACCTCAGGGCCTGGAGAAGGCCACCTTTTGGTTCATCTCTTTTCGTCTCGGGGACCTAGCTCACTGTGCAGCAGGGGCTCCCTCTCTCAGCCTGGCATTCCTTGGAGAAGGAGTTCGTGGGTACCAACTTCTGAGGGAGGTCTCAGGTTCCCACAGAAGGCACCCCAGACAGACTCTCCATGGCTGTGTCCCCTCCTTGCCACATGTTCTCACTGCACCAGGCTCGTCACTAGAGGACACAGGGACCCTTGGTGTCCTGGGCAGAATG
The sequence above is drawn from the Equus przewalskii isolate Varuska chromosome 10, EquPr2, whole genome shotgun sequence genome and encodes:
- the MYCBPAP gene encoding MYCBP-associated protein isoform X2, with amino-acid sequence MFLYPETTPDKKRAKVTEQPTPPIQEEPEPVSNVLQGDDILALAIKKEDLRKQHIPRLIETEDKPVITQKFIIRKFKPKDSRKTICHLVAHPATPDAATKPLDYSGPGDSFHGSDQILPHHILGNLEDFKRIAVSRGNIQLAELIHTPPSLMTLISAKDEPKQKAPKEKKAHLWAPPPQHNFLKNWQRNIALRRKQQEALSERLKKPVGELLMHTGETYRQIQEERELINRLLPTQHDGKGHQETNGFWSPLEYLGDDMTGLVMTKTKTQHGLMEPVMHIRKPQSIQAEMGLPAQKNTWYRYTWDRSLFLIYRRKELQSLMAELNFSQQDIDGLEVVGRGQPFSTVTVEDYPLFERSQESSSEDTVPLDDLASYPDVVPMPILGPSLLFCGKPACWIRGRNPQDKKHVGIAVRMTFETLEGEKTSSELTVVNNGTVAIWYDWRRWAQPNSFQDLKRKRMQRFYFDNREGVILPGETKNFTFFFKSLNAGIFRECWEFGTHPTLLGGALLQVNLHAVSLAQDIFKDERKSLEDKLAAHEAVTIVESVLQELLRGIQTPERVQSPVDTYLTEEDLFSHRNPRLHYQHQVVQNLHQLWRQYMISPSKAKEARSEEHLSPKARAAMAQSAYLEKPSLNVESSVNFKIPVLESQQPWQEDSRDFFRSQKTGLEARNFPRKSIMEELLVEGSPDLESAKSPWELDGFPRAEWNLCLEDFRKVVMALPEENQREDALIGLNKAALELCQEQRPLQSDFLYQMCLQLWRDVIDSLVSHSLWLRALLGLPEKETTYLDVPDEQDWKSPPVMEVKVTAGRVGKEDRKAAAQEKKQLGIKDKEDKKGAKLLGKEDRLNSKKHKAKDDKKPIKSLSRDRFSLEDPAPDSTTHSHEPIDPLVMEKYTQRLHTEVYGLLDTLVTDLMILADELSPMKNVGELFLCDPDPCARAAFCETG
- the MYCBPAP gene encoding MYCBP-associated protein isoform X4, giving the protein MTLISAKDEPKQKAPKEKKAHLWAPPPQHNFLKNWQRNIALRRKQQEALSERLKKPVGELLMHTGETYRQIQEERELINRLLPTQHDGKGHQETNGFWSPLEYLGDDMTGLVMTKTKTQHGLMEPVMHIRKPQSIQAEMGLPAQKNTWYRYTWDRSLFLIYRRKELQSLMAELNFSQQDIDGLEVVGRGQPFSTVTVEDYPLFERSQESSSEDTVPLDDLASYPDVVPMPILGPSLLFCGKPACWIRGRNPQDKKHVGIAVRMTFETLEGEKTSSELTVVNNGTVAIWYDWRRWAQPNSFQDLKRKRMQRFYFDNREGVILPGETKNFTFFFKSLNAGIFRECWEFGTHPTLLGGALLQVNLHAVSLAQDIFKDERKSLEDKLAAHEAVTIVESVLQELLRGIQTPERVQSPVDTYLTEEDLFSHRNPRLHYQHQVVQNLHQLWRQYMISPSKAKEARSEEHLSPKARAAMAQSAYLEKPSLNVESSVNFKIPVLESQQPWQEDSRDFFRSQKTGLEARNFPRKSIMEELLVEGSPDLESAKSPWELDGFPRAEWNLCLEDFRKVVMALPEENQREDALIGLNKAALELCQEQRPLQSDFLYQMCLQLWRDVIDSLVSHSLWLRALLGLPEKETTYLDVPDEQDWKSPPVMEVKVTAGRVGKEDRKAAAQEKKQLGIKDKEDKKGAKLLGKEDRLNSKKHKAKDDKKPIKSLSRDRFSLEDPAPDSTTHSHEPIDPLVMEKYTQRLHTEVYGLLDTLVTDLMILADELSPMKNVGELFLCDPDPCARAAFCETG